The Syntrophorhabdales bacterium genome includes the window TAGGCAACATTCGGGTCGGTAATCGTGGAGAGGAAACGATATTTCAAAGACATCTCCACTTCTTTAGGCTTAACCCCCTTCGTCTTTAGTGTGACCCTCTTATCACCAACCTCCACGCTCCTGCCGTCTATCTGAGTGAGAAGATCGTCCACGCTTTCCGCAACCACGTCGATAACATGCATCCGTAAAGCATCCTCCGCGGTTGCAGAGACGCTCTGTGTTACAGCTTTTCCTGCCCAATCTACATTTCTGCCCCGCTTTTTGGCTATACTCTTTGCATATGCCTCCGCGTCCTGCACCACTTTTTTCATCATTACTTTGTCTGGCTTCTCTTCCTTGCCAATGCTGACCGGGTGGGCTGCCCCGACGTTAGTTCCAGACGCCATAGCGGCAACGTTAGACGCGAGCAGAATGATGGCCCCTGCCGAGGCGGCTCGGGCGCCCTGCGGAAACACATACACAATCACGGGTATTTTTGAGTCCATGATTGCCTTGATTATTTCCCGCATCGACGTGTCAAGACCGCCGGGGGTATCGAGCAGAATGAGCAGCGCCTGGGCGTCCGCGCTGGTTGCACTTTTGATTGAATCGATGACAAATTGTGCAACAGGCGGGCCGATCACATTCTGCACTCTGATTTGATACACATCTTTTGCGGCGCCGTGCGCGGCGCCAGAGCAACAAAGCAGCAAGAGCAGGATGGTGCAAAGTATCTTTTTCATGTATGCGGAAACTTTCTCCTTAGCGCTTCCTCGACACAGGGTGGGACAAAACCTTTGATCAACCCCCCGAAGCTTGCCACTTCTTTGATGGTTCTTGAGCTTACAAAGAAGTAGTCCTTGCTCGTCATCATGAAAATTGTGTCCATATCGCAGTTGAGATTTCTGTTCATTGAAGCCATTTGGAACTCGTACTCAAAATCGCTCATGGCTCTCAAGCCGCGTATGACGAACCGGGCATTAACTTTCTGGACGTATTGAACCAACAAGCCGTCAAAGCTGTCGACGATTACATTCTTGTTGCCGTCTATCGACTGCCGGATCAACTCCTTGCGCTCGGGAACGGTAAAGAGCCCCTTCTTTTCGATGTTAGTCGCAATGGCGCAGATGACTGTGTCGAAAAGCTTAAGGCCTCTATGCAAAATATCCAGATGCCCATACGTGATCGGATCAAAAGAACCGGGGTATACCGCCACTGTTTCTTTCATCTATTGCTCCCTTTCAATCAGAGGATGCTTTTTTACCACTCTCTCCTTGCCTTTATCCTTACAGAATGCTTCGCTATCTGCGTACATCTCCGATGATAATTCTGTTTCCTTCTTTATGAATCCTTTGATGTCAGCGCGTTCTTTCATCCACACGCGATCAAGGAAACCGCCGTATCTCCGTAGAGTTTGCTCCTCACACTCTCCGGGTTTATAAAGTCTGGTAACCGCTCTCTTTTTGAGTGCTCCACCACCAGCAGAGTTTCACTGCGACAAATACTCTGGCTCCTCAGGATCTCCAGCGTCATCGAAACATAGCCCTTGTCGTACGGCGGATCCATCAGTATAAGGTCGAATGCATCTTCTTTGCTAGCCAACGCGGGCACCGCATATATTACATCCATATTCAACACAACACAATCCTTATCAAGGCCCATCTTCTTCAGGTTCTCTTTGAGCATCTCTGCCATACGCCCGCTTTTCTCCACACAGACGGCTCGCTTTGCTCCCCTGCTCAGCGCCTCTACGGACAGCGAGCCCGCCCCGGCAAACAGGTCGAGGACTTCGCAACCCTCTATATCACCGACCAGGTTAAAAATCGCCGCTCTCACTTTCGACGAAGTATACCGCGCGTCAGCGTTATCCGGCACCCTGATTTTTCGACCCTTCAGACGTCCACCTGTCAGACGCAGTTCTCCCATTCCGTTAAACGCCGTCGCCGAAGAGGGCACGTGAGACTTCGGTGATTCTCTCAAGGCCTTTAATTTCGTAGGGAGAGAGGTAGAGCGTCACCAGGTTCCGGCCGCCGCACACTGCCTTCAGTACGCTCATGTACTGCCTCTGCATCTCTCCGCGTTGTTTGTGAAAAGGGCAGTCTTCGTCCCGCACCACATGATTGATGATCAGATTACCCACCTGGAGCCCGTTTTCTTCAAGTTCCTTCAGCATCCGCTCAGCCAGTCTCACACCGAGAGCCTCAGCGATCGTGACCACAATATACCTCGTCCTTTGCTGGTCCCTGATGAACTGGATGATCTTCCTTGAAAGCTCTTCCCAGCCCGCGATGATCTCCAGGAGGCTTCTCCTTGAGTTTTTCAGCGAGACGGCGTCTTTGACCTTCTCGAAACAGCTGTAGAGGTTCATGTAAAACTTGGTTGCAGCTTCCATATGACTCAGGAACAGGTGCGGCAGGCGGAGCAGACGCAGTGTGTGGCCCGCCGGCGCCGTGTCCCAGACAACAGTGTCATACCTCCCCGCATCTACGAGCTCCACGATGAAGTGGAGCATGAATTCCTCTTCGATACCGGGAGCCGTCCCGATGTAATCCACAAAATCATAATCAAGACTGGCGAAGCTCGACACCACTTCGTAAATTTCGAGGCCGAATCGCTCCTTCCAGCGTTTGAGCACCAGGTCTGACGAAAGTTCCAACCCGAACAGCTGGTGATCCGATGTGAGCTGAATCTCGTTGTCATCCATGCTGGTTTCAAAAATGTCGCCCAGCGAAGGTGCCGGGTCACTGGAGAGGAGAAG containing:
- a CDS encoding nodulation protein NfeD, whose protein sequence is MKKILCTILLLLLCCSGAAHGAAKDVYQIRVQNVIGPPVAQFVIDSIKSATSADAQALLILLDTPGGLDTSMREIIKAIMDSKIPVIVYVFPQGARAASAGAIILLASNVAAMASGTNVGAAHPVSIGKEEKPDKVMMKKVVQDAEAYAKSIAKKRGRNVDWAGKAVTQSVSATAEDALRMHVIDVVAESVDDLLTQIDGRSVEVGDKRVTLKTKGVKPKEVEMSLKYRFLSTITDPNVAYILMMLGFYGILFEIYSPGAIFPGVIGGICIILAFYAFSSIPISFAGLGLILLGIIFFILEIKVVSHGALSIAGVVSLIIGSVMLIDLPSEWLSISWVSIFVVVAVTVLFFVGVLSYAIKAQLSKVRTGKEGLIGEEGVARTDIRESGKVYVHGELWNAQSEESIGEGERVIVTEVKGMTVKVKKERG
- the coaD gene encoding pantetheine-phosphate adenylyltransferase, translating into MKETVAVYPGSFDPITYGHLDILHRGLKLFDTVICAIATNIEKKGLFTVPERKELIRQSIDGNKNVIVDSFDGLLVQYVQKVNARFVIRGLRAMSDFEYEFQMASMNRNLNCDMDTIFMMTSKDYFFVSSRTIKEVASFGGLIKGFVPPCVEEALRRKFPHT
- the rsmD gene encoding 16S rRNA (guanine(966)-N(2))-methyltransferase RsmD; its protein translation is MGELRLTGGRLKGRKIRVPDNADARYTSSKVRAAIFNLVGDIEGCEVLDLFAGAGSLSVEALSRGAKRAVCVEKSGRMAEMLKENLKKMGLDKDCVVLNMDVIYAVPALASKEDAFDLILMDPPYDKGYVSMTLEILRSQSICRSETLLVVEHSKRERLPDFINPESVRSKLYGDTAVSLIACG
- a CDS encoding ArsA family ATPase — translated: MGLTGIRDRNVRFVMVGGKGGVGKTTCASAIALQLARDGRRVLLLSSDPAPSLGDIFETSMDDNEIQLTSDHQLFGLELSSDLVLKRWKERFGLEIYEVVSSFASLDYDFVDYIGTAPGIEEEFMLHFIVELVDAGRYDTVVWDTAPAGHTLRLLRLPHLFLSHMEAATKFYMNLYSCFEKVKDAVSLKNSRRSLLEIIAGWEELSRKIIQFIRDQQRTRYIVVTIAEALGVRLAERMLKELEENGLQVGNLIINHVVRDEDCPFHKQRGEMQRQYMSVLKAVCGGRNLVTLYLSPYEIKGLERITEVSRALFGDGV